One Vigna unguiculata cultivar IT97K-499-35 chromosome 11, ASM411807v1, whole genome shotgun sequence DNA window includes the following coding sequences:
- the LOC114170561 gene encoding uncharacterized protein LOC114170561: MSPSVKSKSKSQEKASARAGKEQHKTSPKTSVSPTHGSGVPASPQQNPILGTFQTPETLLVASSIRVHDTGNFTKVEDADEHSSSPLGAVSESDSVSINGSCSGESEESKEKVAVTNSSTRPDSVPGCDSDRREKIRLKNERKHQRQRERRAQELHDRCRGYLLSRKLESLAQQLVAMGFSSERATLALMLNDGKLEQSVSWLFEANEEQSQTKDSTSLVSEGNLKIDITDELAQISALEVKYNCSKQEVERAIVACEGDLQKAENTLKTQKQEHHGTQSKSEDSGQNSNSPIRSQGLPAESVSMQQRESESDFNHYNKDKDGGSDSMFPDLESGNVQSVQPNHPNFTTERRWSGVPGSSPSSAMLAMAPSMQAVSPLIKMEAGMPIGVANEGRMIQQGLGREPVMMQHPQFTNAKQNSMVSLNSFPSGAAGWYVNSIPGVENVRSNGKLLQTQSVRCISPNHLEQFCQAPYKEYSHFFGPVDYSSAGVGGFCKPMGASSTPPPSIPPPRHHGSWSMNAPPSPALAVPTSLGLFSGHHSAARTFSSNPHMDWNTGGLMPEFDYTSIDWSLNVTSSSGGACLGISSLLRNSYGNRRSSPCMSGLQNVGMNRETSSSAGLREWTTPFAGKDLFSVPRQFVTSPPM; encoded by the coding sequence ATGTCTCCATCAGTGAAATCAAAATCAAAGTCCCAAGAGAAAGCCTCTGCAAGGGCTGGTAAGGAACAACATAAGACTTCTCCGAAGACTTCTGTGTCTCCTACTCATGGAAGTGGGGTTCCTGCTAGTCCACAACAAAATCCCATCTTGGGAACATTTCAAACACCAGAAACATTATTGGTTGCTTCCTCTATTCGAGTTCATGACACCGGTAATTTCACGAAAGTGGAGGATGCAGATGAGCATTCTAGTAGTCCCCTAGGAGCCGTGTCCGAGAGTGATTCAGTTTCTATCAATGGAAGCTGCTCCGGTGAGTCAGAAGAGTCTAAAGAGAAGGTAGCAGTAACGAACTCTTCTACACGGCCTGATAGTGTACCTGGTTGTGATAGTGACAGGAGGGAGAAAATTCGGTTGAAGAATGAGAGGAAGCACCAGAGACAGAGGGAAAGGAGAGCTCAAGAGTTGCATGACCGGTGTCGCGGTTACCTGTTGTCAAGAAAGCTAGAATCACTTGCACAACAATTAGTGGCAATGGGGTTCTCTTCCGAAAGAGCAACACTGGCCTTGATGTTAAACGATGGAAAATTAGAGCAATCAGTGTCATGGCTTTTTGAAGCAAATGAAGAACAATCACAAACTAAGGATAGTACAAGCCTTGTGAGTGAgggtaatttgaaaattgaCATAACTGATGAACTCGCTCAGATATCTGCCTTGGAGGTCAAGTACAATTGTTCAAAGCAAGAGGTTGAAAGAGCAATTGTTGCTTGTGAAGGTGATCTTCAAAAGGCAGAAAATACCTTAAAAACACAGAAGCAGGAACATCATGGGACCCAATCAAAGTCCGAAGATTCTGGTCAGAACAGTAATAGTCCGATTAGATCACAAGGATTGCCGGCAGAGTCGGTTTCCATGCAGCAGAGAGAGAGTGAAAGTGACTTCAACCATTACAACAAGGATAAGGATGGTGGTTCAGACTCTATGTTCCCAGACCTTGAATCTGGGAATGTACAGTCTGTGCAACCGAATCATCCGAATTTCACCACGGAGAGACGATGGAGTGGTGTTCCAGGATCAAGCCCTTCTTCTGCCATGTTAGCCATGGCACCATCCATGCAGGCAGTGTCTCCATTGATCAAAATGGAGGCTGGCATGCCTATTGGTGTTGCAAACGAAGGAAGAATGATTCAACAAGGACTAGGAAGGGAACCAGTGATGATGCAGCATCCACAATTCACAAATGCCAAACAAAACTCCATGGTTTCTTTAAATTCCTTTCCTTCAGGAGCTGCAGGGTGGTATGTAAATAGCATTCCAGGTGTTGAAAATGTGAGGTCAAATGGGAAGTTACTACAAACTCAAAGTGTAAGATGTATCAGTCCAAATCATTTGGAGCAATTTTGCCAAGCTCCTTACAAAGAATATTCTCATTTCTTTGGACCAGTAGATTACTCATCTGCTGGGGTGGGTGGTTTCTGCAAGCCAATGGGTGCATCATCAACACCGCCGCCTTCGATTCCTCCTCCTCGGCACCACGGTTCGTGGAGCATGAACGCGCCGCCGTCGCCTGCACTCGCGGTGCCGACATCCCTCGGACTGTTTTCCGGTCATCATAGTGCAGCCAGAACATTCAGCTCCAATCCACACATGGATTGGAACACTGGGGGGTTGATGCCAGAGTTTGACTACACCAGCATAGATTGGAGTTTGAATGTGACATCTTCTTCAGGTGGAGCTTGTCTAGGGATCTCTTCATTGTTGAGAAACAGTTATGGAAATAGGAGAAGCAGTCCCTGCATGAGTGGATTGCAAAACGTTGGCATGAATAGGGAAACTTCATCATCTGCTGGATTGAGAGAGTGGACCACTCCTTTTGCTGGGAAGGACTTGTTCAGTGTTCCTAGGCAGTTTGTTACCTCTCCTCCTATGTAG
- the LOC114169413 gene encoding uncharacterized protein LOC114169413: MVGSGSIIQGGLPIFNGKMFDDWKIKMKAVFQFQDVAEIIETGLGELSSKATYEDKKNYRLHQKLDDKARFLLYQCVDSQIFNKISQAETAKEAWEILIKTYGDDKHKTVKLQALKRKFEFLMMEDSETVAQYLNKIQELVNAMKCCGDKVSEQHVIHKVLRSLPPKFDHLVITIEETKNLATLEIEELQHSLEAHEFRMDDRKHCQEQALQVRTTYNTKAKSFKKEGKHRKKQEEKSEDESKAGKDQKRQGKDDKEWKKKIEVL; the protein is encoded by the coding sequence ATGGTCGGAAGTGGAAGCATCATACAAGGAGGCTTACCAATCTTTAATGGTAAGATGTTTGATGATTGGAAGATAAAGATGAAGGCTGTGTTTCAGTTCCAAGATGTGGCAGAAATAATTGAAACGGGTCTTGGAGAGCTTAGCAGCAAAGCTACATACGAAGACAAGAAGAATTATAGGCTGCATCAGAAGTTGGACGACAAAGCAAGGTTCTTGTTGTACCAATGTGTAGATTCACAAATCTTTAACAAGATTTCACAAGCTGAGACAGCAAAAGAGGCTTGGGAAATATTGATTAAGACATATGGTGATGATAAGCACAAGACAGTGAAACTGCAAGCGTTAAAAAGGAAGTTTGAATTTTTGATGATGGAAGACAGCGAGACAGTAGCTCAATACTTGAACAAAATTCAAGAACTGGTGAATGCGATGAAATGTTGTGGTGATAAAGTGTCAGAACAACACGTAATACACAAGGTATTAAGGTCACTTCCTCCTAAATTTGATCACTTAGTGATAACTATAGAAGAAACAAAGAATCTTGCGACACTGGAGATAGAGGAACTCCAACACTCTCTGGAAGCACACGAGTTTAGGATGGATGATCGTAAACACTGCCAAGAACAGGCGTTACAGGTCAGAACAACTTACAACACAAAGGCAAAAAGCTTCAAGAAAGAAGGAAAGCACCGCAAGAAGCAAGAAGAGAAATCTGAAGATGAATCCAAGGCTGGAAAAGATCAGAAGAGACAAGGAAAAGATGACAAGGagtggaagaaaaaaattgaagtgtTATAA
- the LOC114169137 gene encoding cysteine-rich receptor-like protein kinase 10: MRSLIRKATVETNQLYYMDGFNLSSTQRRYGLVQCSRDLTSEGCRECLETMLAKVPKCCEHKLGWQVSTASCLIKYDDYIFYLFHNPASPVPVPDTQIAKERGGGKAKLLIIGLSVLGAVALLCFSVYCFWFRKRTRSGRKTGGRLPETIRLSSYHNVQTEETLNPDISTIPLITILESTDNFSEASKLGEGGFGPVYKGVLPDGRQIAVKRLSETSGQGSEEFKNEVTFIAKLQHRNLVRLLACCLEDKEKILVYEYMTNSSLDFHLFDERKKRQLDWQIRLSIIHGIAKGLLYLHEDSRLKVIHRDLKASNVLLDDEMNPKISDFGLARSFEKGQNQANTRRVMGTYGYMAPEYAMEGLFSVKSDVFSYGVLVLEIICGKKNSGFYLSECGQSLTLYAWKVWCEGKCLELMDPVLEESCVESEVAKCMHIGLLCVQEDAADRPTMSTVVVMLASDMMSLPKPNQPAFSVGRMTLDDTSTSKSSKNLSINDVTVSNIFPR; encoded by the exons ACCAGTTGTACTATATGGATGGCTTCAATTTGAGTTCCACTCAGAGAAGGTATGGCTTGGTTCAATGCAGTAGAGATCTCACAAGTGAAGGGTGCAGAGAGTGTTTGGAGACCATGTTAGCAAAAGTTCCCAAATGCTGTGAGCATAAATTGGGGTGGCAAGTTTCCACTGCAAGTTGTCTCATAAAGTATGATGACTACATTTTCTACCTTTTTCACAATCCAGCATCTCCTGTTCCTGTGCCTGATACTCAAATAG CCAAAGAAAGGGGTGGTGGTAAGGCAAAACTATTGATCATTGGCTTAAGCGTGCTGGGCGCAGTAGCTTTGCTATGTTTCAGTGTTTATTGCTTCTGGTTCAGAAAAAGAACTAGGAGTGGAAGAAAAACTG GTGGGCGTCTTCCTGAGACCATTCGTCTATCATCATATCACAATGTTCAAACTGAGGAAACACTGAATCCAGATATCTCTACAATCCCATTAATCACAATTCTAGAAAGTACTGATAACTTTTCAGAAGCATCTAAGCTGGGGGAAGGTGGATTCGGCCCCGTTTACAAG GGAGTTCTACCAGATGGAAGACAAATTGCAGTGAAAAGACTCTCAGAAACTTCTGGTCAAGGGTCAGAAGAGTTCAAGAATGAAGTAACGTTTATAGCTAAATTGCAACACCGCAACCTTGTAAGACTTTTAGCATGCTGCTTGGAGGACAAAGAGAAGATACTTGTATATGAGTATATGACAAATTCAAGTCTCGACTTTCACCTCTTTG atgagagaaagaaaagacaGCTGGATTGGCAAATAAGATTAAGCATTATACATGGCATAGCAAAAGGACTTTTATACCTTCACGAGGATTCTAGACTCAAAGTTATTCACAGAGATCTCAAAGCTAGCAATGTTTTATTAGATGATGAAATGAATCCTAAAATATCAGATTTTGGATTGGCAAGATCATTTGAGAAAGGCCAGAACCAAGCAAATACCAGACGAGTAATGGGGACATA TGGATACATGGCTCCAGAGTACGCTATGGAAGGATTGTTTTCGGTGAAATCTGATGTTTTCAGCTATGGAGTTCTTGTTCTGGAAATCATATGTGGGAAAAAGAACAGTGGATTCTATCTATCAGAATGTGGTCAAAGTCTTACATTATAT GCTTGGAAAGTTTGGTGTGAAGGAAAGTGTTTGGAACTAATGGATCCAGTGTTGGAGGAAAGTTGTGTGGAGAGTGAAGTTGCGAAGTGCATGCACATTGGTCTGTTATGTGTTCAAGAAGATGCAGCAGATAGACCAACAATGTCCACTGTTGTTGTAATGCTAGCAAGTGACATGATGTCTCTTCCAAAACCTAACCAACCGGCATTTTCAGTAGGAAGAATGACCTTAGATGACACATCTACTTCAAAAAGTTCCAAGAATCTTTCCATTAATGATGTAACTGTCTCTAACATTTTTCCAAGGTGA